A genomic window from Corynebacterium fournieri includes:
- the leuA gene encoding 2-isopropylmalate synthase: protein MSTDFFAPREIQTPSGPRADDQPAWNKQRGSQMPVERYLAFAEEVEDIQLPDRTWPDKKITRAPQWCAVDLRDGNQALIDPMSPERKRRMFNLLVQMGFKEIEVGFPSASQTDFDFVREIIEQDMIPDDVTIQVLVQAREHLIRRTFEACAGAKNVIVHFYNSTSKLQRRVVFRKDRAAIKKLATDAAELIKTIAADYPDTNWRWEYSPESFTGTELDFAKEVCDAVVDVMAPTPQHPMIINLPSTVEMITPNVYADSIEWMHRNLNNRESIIISLHPHNDRGTGVAAAELGYLAGGDRIEGCLFGNGERTGNVDLVTLGLNMLTQGVDPQIDFSDITRIREVVEYCNQLRVPERHPYGGDLVFTAFSGSHQDAINKGLDALAQNVREDATSSDVTWEELRETTWEVPYLPIDPKDVGRTYEAVIRVNSQSGKGGVAYIMKTDHGINMPRAMQPEFSAVVQNITDNEGGEVNSKNMWDVFATTYLDLDSPLELAHYRIDAAEEEDQDTRVAATVVYEGASREVEGTGNGPVAAFANALEQVGIDFEVQDYSQRSRSAGDDAEAVCYIHADVDGTSAWGVGIAGSTTRASLEAIVSAVNRSMAAD, encoded by the coding sequence ATGAGTACCGACTTTTTCGCACCCCGCGAGATCCAAACCCCCTCCGGCCCGCGCGCCGACGACCAGCCCGCGTGGAACAAGCAGCGCGGCTCCCAGATGCCCGTAGAGCGCTACCTCGCCTTCGCCGAAGAGGTCGAAGACATCCAGCTGCCGGACCGCACCTGGCCCGACAAGAAGATCACCCGCGCCCCGCAGTGGTGCGCCGTGGACCTGCGCGACGGCAACCAGGCCCTGATCGACCCGATGAGCCCCGAGCGCAAGCGCCGCATGTTCAACCTGCTGGTACAGATGGGCTTCAAAGAGATCGAGGTCGGCTTCCCCTCCGCCTCCCAGACCGACTTCGACTTCGTGCGCGAGATCATTGAGCAGGACATGATCCCCGACGACGTGACCATCCAGGTCCTCGTCCAAGCCCGCGAGCACCTGATCCGCCGCACCTTCGAAGCCTGCGCGGGGGCGAAAAACGTCATCGTGCACTTCTACAACTCCACGTCCAAGCTGCAGCGCCGCGTGGTGTTCCGCAAAGACCGCGCCGCGATTAAGAAACTGGCCACCGACGCGGCCGAGCTGATCAAGACCATCGCCGCCGACTACCCGGACACCAACTGGCGCTGGGAGTACTCGCCGGAATCCTTCACAGGCACCGAGCTGGACTTTGCCAAGGAGGTCTGCGACGCAGTCGTCGACGTGATGGCGCCGACCCCGCAGCACCCGATGATCATCAACCTGCCGTCCACGGTGGAGATGATCACCCCCAACGTCTACGCGGACTCCATCGAATGGATGCACCGCAACCTGAACAACCGCGAATCCATCATCATCTCCCTGCACCCGCACAACGACCGCGGCACCGGCGTCGCCGCCGCCGAGCTGGGCTACCTGGCCGGCGGCGACCGCATCGAAGGCTGCCTGTTCGGCAACGGCGAGCGCACCGGCAACGTCGACCTGGTCACCCTGGGGCTGAACATGCTCACCCAGGGCGTGGACCCGCAGATCGATTTTTCCGACATCACCCGCATCCGCGAAGTGGTGGAGTACTGCAACCAGCTGCGCGTGCCCGAGCGCCACCCCTACGGCGGCGACCTGGTGTTCACGGCGTTTTCCGGCTCCCACCAGGACGCGATCAACAAGGGCCTGGACGCGCTGGCGCAGAATGTGCGCGAAGACGCGACAAGCTCCGACGTCACCTGGGAGGAGCTGCGCGAGACCACCTGGGAGGTGCCGTACCTGCCCATCGACCCGAAGGACGTCGGCCGCACCTACGAGGCCGTCATCCGCGTCAACTCCCAGTCCGGCAAGGGCGGGGTGGCCTACATCATGAAAACGGACCACGGCATCAACATGCCGCGCGCGATGCAGCCGGAGTTTTCCGCCGTGGTGCAAAACATCACCGACAACGAGGGCGGCGAGGTCAACTCCAAGAACATGTGGGACGTCTTCGCCACCACCTACCTGGACCTGGATTCCCCGCTGGAGCTGGCCCACTACCGCATCGATGCCGCGGAGGAAGAGGACCAGGACACCCGCGTGGCCGCCACGGTGGTCTACGAGGGCGCTTCCCGCGAGGTCGAGGGCACGGGCAACGGCCCCGTCGCCGCGTTCGCGAACGCCTTGGAGCAGGTAGGCATCGATTTTGAGGTGCAGGACTACTCGCAGCGCTCCCGCAGCGCGGGCGACGACGCGGAGGCGGTGTGCTACATCCACGCGGACGTGGACGGCACCTCCGCCTGGGGCGTGGGCATTGCTGGTTCGACCACGCGGGCGTCGCTGGAGGCGATCGTGTCCGCAGTCAACCGCTCCATGGCAGCGGACTAG
- a CDS encoding DMT family transporter, with product MHNNFLAVALALISAATMAAGTVWRHRIMRAGTAKGENNDSPMQSIKRPAWWASMGVAFLAYGFQAAALAFGSLLVVQPILALSLMLTLLFSAWAEKRHMQTAEAFWAVALTASVGGVVVLGRPLPGSRDPAAWEWGIVVGTAVAIIAAAYAIASRRPPAGKALIFGTACGAMYGYQAVFSKVAVDGFVDGGVIGLLGTWQLWAMLLAATAGTIVQQYAFAAGNLATSLPASKIIEPLVAFALGLFVLGESFRVDSVLGWAAVGTSIGVMLISAAMLTRVSIR from the coding sequence GTGCACAACAATTTTCTCGCCGTGGCGCTCGCGCTGATCTCGGCCGCGACCATGGCGGCGGGGACCGTGTGGCGCCACCGCATCATGCGCGCGGGCACCGCGAAAGGCGAGAACAACGACTCACCCATGCAGTCCATCAAGCGGCCCGCGTGGTGGGCGTCGATGGGCGTGGCGTTTTTGGCGTACGGCTTCCAGGCCGCCGCGCTCGCATTCGGCTCCCTGCTGGTGGTGCAGCCGATCCTCGCGCTGTCGCTGATGCTGACCCTGCTGTTTTCCGCGTGGGCGGAAAAACGCCACATGCAGACCGCGGAGGCGTTCTGGGCCGTTGCGCTCACCGCCAGCGTGGGCGGCGTGGTGGTCTTGGGCCGCCCCCTGCCCGGCTCGCGCGACCCGGCCGCGTGGGAGTGGGGCATTGTCGTGGGCACCGCTGTGGCCATCATCGCCGCCGCCTACGCCATTGCTTCTCGACGTCCACCTGCCGGCAAAGCCCTCATCTTCGGCACCGCCTGCGGCGCCATGTACGGCTACCAGGCCGTGTTTTCCAAAGTGGCGGTGGACGGCTTCGTCGACGGCGGCGTGATCGGCCTTTTGGGCACCTGGCAGCTGTGGGCGATGCTGCTGGCCGCCACGGCCGGCACGATCGTGCAGCAGTACGCGTTCGCCGCCGGCAACCTGGCCACATCCCTTCCGGCGTCGAAGATCATCGAGCCGCTCGTGGCGTTCGCCTTGGGCCTGTTCGTGCTCGGGGAATCCTTCCGCGTGGACTCGGTGCTGGGGTGGGCGGCCGTAGGCACGTCGATAGGCGTGATGCTGATTTCTGCCGCAATGCTCACACGCGTATCCATTCGATGA
- a CDS encoding aspartate kinase, with product MALIVQKYGGSSLESAERIKAVAQRIVDTRRAGNDVVVVCSAMGDTTDELLDLAAEVNPTPPAREMDMLLTAGERISNSLVAMAVHALGEKVQSFTGSQAGVITTERHGNARILEVTPGRVQEAVDDGKIAIVAGFQGVNRETKDVTTLGRGGSDTTAVALAAAMSADECEIYSDVDGVYTADPRIVPDAKKLDTLCFEEMLELAASGSKILVLRSVEYARAFNVPLRVRSSYSTDTGTLVAGALEDIPMEEAVLSGVATDDSEAKITILGIKDEVGEAAKVFRELADGEVNIDMVIQNISNVEDNRTDITFTLPKADGARTMEKLRVLQDAEGWDDLSYDDEIGKVSLVGAGMKSHPGVTADFCDALRDAGINIEMITTSEIRITAVVRQADVAEAARAIHTKFDLGGDEPAVVYAGTGR from the coding sequence ATGGCACTGATCGTCCAAAAATATGGGGGATCGTCCCTGGAAAGCGCGGAACGGATCAAGGCAGTGGCCCAGCGCATCGTGGACACGCGCCGGGCCGGCAACGACGTGGTGGTGGTCTGCTCCGCCATGGGCGACACCACCGACGAGCTGCTCGACCTCGCCGCCGAGGTCAACCCCACCCCGCCCGCGCGCGAGATGGACATGCTGCTTACCGCAGGCGAGCGCATCTCCAACTCGCTGGTGGCCATGGCGGTGCACGCGCTGGGGGAGAAGGTGCAGTCTTTCACCGGCTCCCAGGCCGGCGTGATCACCACCGAACGCCACGGCAACGCGCGCATCCTGGAAGTCACCCCGGGGCGCGTGCAGGAGGCGGTGGACGACGGCAAGATCGCCATCGTCGCCGGCTTCCAGGGCGTGAACCGCGAAACGAAGGACGTGACCACGCTCGGCCGCGGCGGCTCCGACACCACCGCCGTGGCCCTGGCGGCGGCGATGAGCGCCGACGAGTGCGAGATTTACTCCGACGTCGACGGCGTCTACACCGCGGACCCGCGCATCGTGCCGGACGCGAAGAAGCTAGACACGCTCTGCTTCGAGGAGATGCTCGAGCTGGCCGCGTCCGGGTCCAAGATCCTGGTGTTGCGCAGCGTGGAGTACGCCCGCGCGTTCAACGTGCCCCTGCGGGTGCGCTCGTCTTACAGCACAGATACCGGCACCTTGGTGGCCGGAGCATTGGAGGATATTCCCATGGAAGAAGCAGTTCTCAGCGGCGTGGCCACCGACGACTCGGAGGCGAAGATCACCATCCTGGGCATCAAAGACGAGGTCGGGGAGGCCGCGAAGGTCTTCCGCGAGCTGGCGGACGGCGAGGTCAACATCGACATGGTGATCCAGAACATCTCCAACGTCGAGGACAACAGGACGGACATCACCTTCACCCTGCCGAAGGCGGACGGTGCGCGCACCATGGAAAAGCTGCGCGTGTTGCAGGACGCTGAGGGTTGGGACGATCTGAGCTACGACGACGAGATTGGCAAGGTCTCCCTCGTCGGCGCGGGCATGAAGTCCCACCCGGGCGTCACCGCCGATTTCTGCGACGCGCTGCGCGACGCCGGCATCAACATCGAGATGATCACCACCTCCGAGATCCGCATCACCGCTGTGGTGCGCCAGGCGGACGTGGCCGAGGCGGCGCGCGCCATCCACACCAAGTTCGACCTCGGCGGCGACGAGCCGGCCGTGGTGTACGCAGGCACCGGACGATAA